Genomic window (Streptomyces sp. LX-29):
TGGCGCCCGAGTAGAGGATCTGCGGCTCGCCGAAGGTCAGCGCGTACGCCGCGCGGTTGACCGGGTTGGAGAGGTCGACCCCGCCCTTGCCCTTGAAGCTGGTGGTCTTCTCGCCGTTGGCCTCGTAGTCCAGCTCCTTCTGCGGACCGCCGACGATCGAGTACTGCTCGGTCTTCTCGCCGTAGTAGATCCGCTGCTGGTACGTCTTCTGGTCACCCCTGGTCGGCAGCCCGGACTCGGTGAAGTTCGGGGAGCCGTTGGCGTCCGTGGAGGTGCCCTTGGCCGTGATCACGCCATAGCCGTGGGTGTAGGTGAAGTGGTCGTTGATCCAGTTGTGCTTCGGGATGCCCTTGATGTTGAGCTCGCGCAGACCGACGACCGTGTCCTGGCCGTCGTAGCGGTCGACGTCCAGGGTCGCCGGGAACTGGTAGTACTTCCGCTTCTGCTCCAACTGCTGGAACGTCGGCGAGATGATGTTCGGGTCGAGCAGCCGGTAGCTGGCCGCGGACTCGGCGGCCGCGCGGAGCTTCGTCTTGTCGCCGCCCGTGCCCTGGCCGGCGTAGTCCTTCACCTCGGCGTCGTCGATGCCGTACGCCTTACGGGTGGCCTCGATGTTCTTCTGGATGTACGGCGCTTCCTTGGCCTGCTCGTTCGGCTGGACCTGGAACTTCTGCACGATCGCCGGGTACAGCCCGCCGATCAGCACCGCCGAGAGCACCATCAGCCCGAAGCCGATCACCGGCAGCTGCCAGGTGCGCCGCCACAGGGTCGCGAAGAACAGCCCCGCGCAGATCACCGCGATGCAGAACAGGATCGTCTTGGCCGGCAGATAGGCGTTGGCGTCCACATAGCGGAGCCCGGTCCAGCTGTCGGTGGCCTTGAAGTCGCTCTCCTTGACCGCCAGGCCGTACCGGTCGAGCCAGTACGCGACGGCCTTGAGGGCGACGAAGATGCCCAGCAGCACCGAGAGGTGGCCGGTGGCGGCCCCCGTCGCGCGGGAGCCGGGGCTGGTGATGCGCAGCCCGCCGTAGAGGTAGTGCACCAGGGCGGCGGCGATCAGCGACAGCACCGCGGCGGCGAAGCCGAAGCTCAGCAGGAAGCGGTACCAGGGCAGGTCGAACGCGAAGAAGGACACGTCCTTGTGGAACTGGGGGTCCTTCTCGCCGAACTTGACGCCGTTGGCGTACAGCAGCCAGGTGCGCCACTGACCGGACGCGGACGCGCCGGCGATCAGGCCGACGATCGCGCTGACCGCCACCAGCACCCAGGTCTTGTAGGGCGCGATGCCCATGCGGTAGCGGTCCAGGTTCTGCTGCTCCAGCGACATCGCGCTCAGCGGCGGACGCAGCCGGTGGGCCAACCAGATGTTGAAGCCCACGGCCAGCGCCATCAGCAGGCCGAAGACCGCGAACAAGCCGATCTTGGTCCACAGGGTGGTGGTGAAGACCGACGAGTAGTGGACCGAGCGATACCACAGCCAGTCCGTCCAGAACCCGGCGAACATGACGAAGAGCATCGCCAGCACGGCCAGCACACCCAGGGTCAGGAGCAAGGTCCGGACGCGCCGGGACGGTCGGCCGACTCTGATCCGTGGCCCCGTGGGGCCTCCGCCGCGGTCCGGCATCTGGAAAGCCAAGGTGCGCACCTCGAAGATTCGATGTCGATAGAGCTCAGTCGAGCGAGACCCGAGATAGTAGGGCCCACTGGTGCAACTTACTCAGGCTTTACCCAGTTCCCGTTTTCGGGTCCGATCAAGGCACGATATTGAGCATGTCCAACCTTCCCGACCCCGCGGCATCCTCCGATGCCTCCCCCGAGTCCGCCGCCGGCTCGACGCCGATGGCCGCGAGCCCGCTGACCCGTGCCGTGCTGGAGATCGACGACTACGCCTCCGGCCTGGGCTGGGACCAGCCCGCCCGGCTCTTCGCGCTCGTCGACACCGCCCGGCTGCGCGCGCAGGAACCCGCGCTCGCCGCCCAGCTCGGCCTGGACGAGGAGGCGGCCGGCCAGAGCCCCGCCGGCTCGCTCACCCCGATCGAACAGGACGAGTTGCCCGCCGGCGCCCAGCTGGACGAGTTCCTCGCCACCATCGCCTGGCCCGACGCGGTCGTCGGCTGCGCCCTGACCGTGGAGCGGCTGATGCTGCCGCCGGCCGCCGAGGGCTCGATGCCCGAGGGCCTGAACCAGAAGCAGCTGGCCCGCTGGGTCGCCAAGCACCCGGAGCGCAAGGAGGTCCGCATGACGGTCGCGGTGCTGCGCGACGGGACCCGCGAGTCGGCCGTGCGGCTGCGGGAGAAGGACTCGCCGACCGAGGTGCTCACCGGACCGGACCTGGTGCCGGGGCTGGCCGAGGCGCTGTCGGCGACGTTCGAGGAGTAGCCGGCCGGCGTGCGACGGGCTGACGCGGCGGGTTGACGGCCGGCCGCGTCAGCCCGCGGGGCTGTTTCCCCCGGCCGCCGCGGTGGGGCTGTCTCCCACGGGCCGCCGCGGGGGGCTCAGGGGCTCAGTCCGTGGTGCAGCTGGGGAGCTTCTCGGTGTCGCCCTCGCTGATGTTCCGCAGGGCCTCCACCGCGTCGTCGATGGTGTCCACCTTCACCAGGGTGAGGCCGTCGGGGGTGTCCCTGGCCGCCGCCGCGCAGTTGTCCTCGGGGGTCAGGAAGTACTCGGCGCCCTTGCTCCGCGCGCCCACGGTCTTCATCTCGACGCCGCCGATCGGGCCGACCTTGCCGTCCGGGTCGATGGTGCCGGTGCCCGCGATGAACTTGCCACCGGTCAGGTCCTCCGGCGTGAGCTTGTCGACGATGCCGAGCGCGAACATCAGACCGGCGCTGGGGCCGCCGACGTCCGCCAGCTTGATGTCGATGCGGAACGGCAGCGTGTAGTCGACCCCGGGGGCGATGCCGACTATCGCGCGGTCGTCACGGTCGTCCTTGGCGGTGGTGAGAGTGACCGAAACCGCGTCCTTGGCGTTCGGCTCCTTGCCGTTCTTCCGCGCCTCGGCGGCCGCCTTGGCCGGGATCACGGAGACGACCACCTTCTCGCCGGGCTTGTGCTCCGCGATCAGCTTGGCGACCTCGTCGCGCTGCCGCACCGGCTTCCCGTCGACCGCCTTGATCAGGTCACCGGCGTGCAGCTTGCCCTCGGCGGGGGTGCCCTTGAACACGGACTGCACCACCACGTGCTCGGCGACCTTGATCTTCAGCTGCCGCAGCGCCGCGACCTTGGCGCTGTCCTGGGACTGGGTGAACTCCTCGGCGTTCTCCTGGTCCACCTGCTCCGCGGTCTTGTTCTTCGGGTAGATGGTGTCGCGCGGGACCACCAGGTCCTCGTCCGATGTCCATCCGTAGAGCGCCTCGAAGAGGTTCATCTTGTAGTCGGCGCCGGTCACCCGGACCGTCGTCATGTTGAGGTTGCCCCGCGACTCGTACGTCTTGCGCCCGTTGATCTGGAGCACCCGCTCGCCGTCGTGCTCACCCAGGGTGTCGTACGTGGGCCCGGGCGACATCTCCGCGTACGGCACGGGGATCAGCAGCCCCGCGCAGAGCAGCGCGATCAGCATCAGAAGGGAAGCGAGCATCGTCGCGGTGCGGCGTGGCATGGAACGACAGTACGGGACGGGCATGACGGTCCACCTTCGGGGCCGGTCCGTCCGGGGCCCCCGGGGCAGGGGCGGCGGCGGGTGCCGGCCGCGCGGGGCGTGGCCCGTGGAGCCGCCGGCTGAGACGGCGCTTCAGAGGGCGTCGGAACCCGAGTGCGTCCGCTGCATCGCCTCGCGGAACCGCTCATAGCCGGCCAGCTCGGCACCGTCCCCGGTCTTCCGGTTGCGCGTGGCCCAGCTCGCGTACACCACGGCGATCCCCGCGGCCGCGACCGGAATGAGCAACCAGAGAAGCGCAGCCACAGCGGCCTCCCGACCCCTTACCCAAGAGCTCCTGACAGATGAGCAGATTAATCCTCCGCCAGCTCAACGCTCACGCCAGGGTACGTGTTACGCAACCGCACGCCGCGCCCCCGCTCCCCCACCGGTGACACCCCTCGGAAACGCCCCACGCAGGGGCACGGAACCGCCCCTCAAGAAGGCACTACCACAACGAGGCGCTACGCGCGACCCGCACCCCTCCTCACGAGGCGCTACGCGTCGACGCCCACCCATTCCTCTGTGCCGTCCGAGAACTGCTGGTGCTTCCAGATCGGGACCTCGCGCTTGAGGTCGTCGATCAGGCGGCGGCAGGCCGCGAACGCCTCCGCGCGGTGCGGGCAGGAGACCGCCACCACGACCGCCAGATCGCCGATGGTGAGATCGCCGACCCGGTGGACGGCGGCCAGCGCGCGCACCGGGAAGTCGGCCGCCACCTTCTCGGCGACGCGGCGCAGCTCGGCCTCGGCCGTGGGATGGGCGGAGTAGCCGAGCCCGGCGACCCCGGCGCCGCCGTCGTGGTCACGCACGGTCCCGACGAAGAGCGCGGTACCGCCCGCGGCGGCGTCACCGACCGCCCCGAAGACCTCGTCCACCGACAGCGGGGTGTCACGGATCGCGAGGAGCCGTATCGGGTCGTCTGCCGCCCGCTCACCGGGGTGGTCGTACGTGTGTGCCATGGGGTCCATCGTGCCGCACCCGCTCTCGCGATCGGAATACCGTATTGCGGAAACCGACTTCCACCGTTTGCCCCCGGGACGGGCTCGCGACGCGGAGAGGGGCTCGTGGACCAGACGCGGGCCCGCGGATCAGATGCGGCGGCGTGCCTTACGGGCCCGGCGCACCAGCGCCGCGGTGCCCAGCAGCGCGACGGTCGCCCCGGCGGCCCCCGCGGCGGTGGCGTCCTTGCGACCCAGCCGGCGACCGGCGACCGTGTGACGTCCGGAGACCTCCTCCAGCAGCTCGGCGAGGACCTCCTCGTTCGTCCACTTGGGCCGCCAGCCCGCCGCGTGCAGCCGGCTGCCGCTGACCGCCCAGGGGTGCATGGTGTACGCGAGGTCGCCGGCCGGGGACGGGGTCAGCCCGAGCCGGTGCAGCCGGGAGGCGGCCCCCAGCGCGACGGCCGACGGCAGCTCCATGCGCCGGATGCCGGAGAGCTCCTCGACCTCCTCCTGCTCCAGCCAGCCGTCGCAGGCCACCGCCAGCTCGCCCTCGACCTTCTCCAGCGCCGCGTACTCCAGGGCGCTGACCAGGTCCTCCACATGGCAGAACTGCCAGGTGGGACGGGATCCGGCGACGACCAGCAGGCGCGGGGACTCGAAGTAGCGGGTGAGCGCGGTGTCCGTGCCGCCGACGAGGATCGCCGGACGGAGGATGGTGACGTTCAACCCTGGGTGCGCACGCGGTGCGCGGCGTCCCAGATGTTCTATCTCCAGCAGATCCCCCACGCCGGTGGCCTCGGCGGTGGCACGCAGCTCGGCGTCCTCGGCGAGCGGAACATCGTTGTCGGCCAGCGCGCCGTAGACCATCGCCGAGGTGCACAGCACCACCCGGCGCACCCCGGCGGCCGCGGCGGCCGTCAGCACCGTCTGGGTGCCGCGCACGTTGTACGCGGTCCGCGCGGCCGCGTCGGTCCCCAGGTCCAGGTCGACGGCGAGGTGGACCACCACGTCGGCGCCGCGCAGCTTGTCCGCGATGGCCGGGTCGCGCACGTCCAGGACGTGCCAGTGGGCGGTGATCGCCTCACCGCGCCGCTCGTCGATGGCCAGGACCTGCTTGACCTCCGCGGACTCGGCGAGCCGCTGCGTCAGCAGCGCTCCGACCCCGGACGCGGCACCGGTCACCGCCACGACGGGACGGCGGGCGGCGTGGGCCGTATCGTTTCGCGCTGCGCGAACTTCTCGGTCTGGGGAACTCACCGGGCGACTCCAGCGGTTGTCTTCAGTACACACGCGATGACGCGTACGTACGAGGTGACGTCCATCCTGCCGCAGGCCATGGATCGGCGGAGCACCGAGCCCGGAAACCGGCGAGGTGTCTACGCTGGGTGGTGATGTCGGGCATTCGCCGCCGGCCGGAGCCGGCGGCCCTACGAGCCGAGGAACCCCGTGAGTGACACCCCATTCGGATTCGGCCTTCCGCCGGAGGAGCCGGAGGACGGCGACAACGGTAAGAAGAAGGACGGCCAGAGCGGCGGCCCGAGCCCGCAGAATCCGTTCGGGTTCGGCGCCGGCGGTGCCGGCGGCGCGGACAACCCCTTCGCCGCGATGTTCGGCTCGCTGAACCCCGGCGACCTGGGCGCCGCCTTCCAGCAGCTGGGCCAGATGCTCTCCTACGAGGGCGGCCCGGTGAACTGGGACATGGCCAAGGACATCGCACGGCAGACGGTCGCCCAGGGCACCGCCGACGGCTCCAAGGACGCCAGCGTCGGCGCCGCCGAGCGCTCCGCGGTCGAGGAGGCCGTGCGCCTCGCCGACCTGTGGCTGGACGGGGTGACCTCGCTGCCGTCCGGCTCCGGCACGGCGGTGGCCT
Coding sequences:
- a CDS encoding UPF0182 family protein → MPDRGGGPTGPRIRVGRPSRRVRTLLLTLGVLAVLAMLFVMFAGFWTDWLWYRSVHYSSVFTTTLWTKIGLFAVFGLLMALAVGFNIWLAHRLRPPLSAMSLEQQNLDRYRMGIAPYKTWVLVAVSAIVGLIAGASASGQWRTWLLYANGVKFGEKDPQFHKDVSFFAFDLPWYRFLLSFGFAAAVLSLIAAALVHYLYGGLRITSPGSRATGAATGHLSVLLGIFVALKAVAYWLDRYGLAVKESDFKATDSWTGLRYVDANAYLPAKTILFCIAVICAGLFFATLWRRTWQLPVIGFGLMVLSAVLIGGLYPAIVQKFQVQPNEQAKEAPYIQKNIEATRKAYGIDDAEVKDYAGQGTGGDKTKLRAAAESAASYRLLDPNIISPTFQQLEQKRKYYQFPATLDVDRYDGQDTVVGLRELNIKGIPKHNWINDHFTYTHGYGVITAKGTSTDANGSPNFTESGLPTRGDQKTYQQRIYYGEKTEQYSIVGGPQKELDYEANGEKTTSFKGKGGVDLSNPVNRAAYALTFGEPQILYSGAIGKGSKILYNRTPKERVEAVAPWLTIDGDAYPAVIDGRIQWIVDAYTTTNGYPYASRTTLGDTTADSLTDGQREVVAQQNKVNYIRNSVKATVDAYDGTVDLYEWDTEDPVLKTWKKAFPGTVKSKDEISDSLMEHLRYPQDLFKVQRELLTRYHVTNPTQFYSGSDAWQVPNDPTTTRGDSAVPPYYLSMKMPGQTEQKFSLTTTFTPSGRPNLGAFMAVDADAASKDYGKIRLLRVTKDVDGPEQVQNKLNSLNKVATFVRDLKGADSSIAYGNMLTVPLEGGMLYIEPVYAQGRNAYPLLKRVGVSYNGKTKFENTLGEALDAVFDQTKAPDAPSEEPPGGDSSRPGSTNPSVQQALDDAQKAYEEGQKALQAEGGPDWSAYEQAQKDLKAALDRADKAQKAADAQQDQKPEGGSDGQQDQKPEEKGRSEES
- a CDS encoding PPA1309 family protein, encoding MAASPLTRAVLEIDDYASGLGWDQPARLFALVDTARLRAQEPALAAQLGLDEEAAGQSPAGSLTPIEQDELPAGAQLDEFLATIAWPDAVVGCALTVERLMLPPAAEGSMPEGLNQKQLARWVAKHPERKEVRMTVAVLRDGTRESAVRLREKDSPTEVLTGPDLVPGLAEALSATFEE
- a CDS encoding PDZ domain-containing protein; protein product: MPRRTATMLASLLMLIALLCAGLLIPVPYAEMSPGPTYDTLGEHDGERVLQINGRKTYESRGNLNMTTVRVTGADYKMNLFEALYGWTSDEDLVVPRDTIYPKNKTAEQVDQENAEEFTQSQDSAKVAALRQLKIKVAEHVVVQSVFKGTPAEGKLHAGDLIKAVDGKPVRQRDEVAKLIAEHKPGEKVVVSVIPAKAAAEARKNGKEPNAKDAVSVTLTTAKDDRDDRAIVGIAPGVDYTLPFRIDIKLADVGGPSAGLMFALGIVDKLTPEDLTGGKFIAGTGTIDPDGKVGPIGGVEMKTVGARSKGAEYFLTPEDNCAAAARDTPDGLTLVKVDTIDDAVEALRNISEGDTEKLPSCTTD
- a CDS encoding molybdenum cofactor biosynthesis protein MoaE gives rise to the protein MDPMAHTYDHPGERAADDPIRLLAIRDTPLSVDEVFGAVGDAAAGGTALFVGTVRDHDGGAGVAGLGYSAHPTAEAELRRVAEKVAADFPVRALAAVHRVGDLTIGDLAVVVAVSCPHRAEAFAACRRLIDDLKREVPIWKHQQFSDGTEEWVGVDA
- a CDS encoding SDR family oxidoreductase, encoding MSSPDREVRAARNDTAHAARRPVVAVTGAASGVGALLTQRLAESAEVKQVLAIDERRGEAITAHWHVLDVRDPAIADKLRGADVVVHLAVDLDLGTDAAARTAYNVRGTQTVLTAAAAAGVRRVVLCTSAMVYGALADNDVPLAEDAELRATAEATGVGDLLEIEHLGRRAPRAHPGLNVTILRPAILVGGTDTALTRYFESPRLLVVAGSRPTWQFCHVEDLVSALEYAALEKVEGELAVACDGWLEQEEVEELSGIRRMELPSAVALGAASRLHRLGLTPSPAGDLAYTMHPWAVSGSRLHAAGWRPKWTNEEVLAELLEEVSGRHTVAGRRLGRKDATAAGAAGATVALLGTAALVRRARKARRRI